The Leadbettera azotonutricia ZAS-9 genome has a window encoding:
- a CDS encoding fibronectin type III domain-containing protein, translating into MDTHKLSWFFLPALAALALAFSSCEISPPEFTPAAPGGLRAYADSETVVKLHWNNVFGTSEYMLYRSAKLNGSFGPFEEIQTLTGTSYTDAGRIKNTIYRYKIAARNNTGTSSQSAAVQCRTPDTDAGDTAFWAADLTAEGSFYKTWAKKAKTGQHCIVYAEISDYTNNAPEINSELAGKIANEFDNNIYGKITGAFGAPRDVDSNNKVILLMLDIQDGYDGKTSNAYTAGFFYEIDMLLNDEHSNKADMLYIDTWPAKVGISENMSQTYSTMAHELQHLINFSLHRGASPGKNAMDLWIDEGLASAAEYIYGGSQKDRIEYFKQDPFGSIVQGNNFFVWEDEWIDDILANYATDYLFFQWLRIHASNDVEIYKNIINSSETDYRAVTQAASSRINNSLSDWNTLLSTWYAANLICSNNANKYVGYKGQIRYNDLNTKELPNDYRKTHHWNLAPGEGVFSPLASSLTLPSGAPYGNNIRYAVINKTAETINSAPPASGGNYLLTFNTNTNSTSNSNSEIGYVTNIELSEDTARAALPSGEAYTPPQLYEWDGARYFFDRNKPKLPLKGRK; encoded by the coding sequence ATGGATACTCATAAACTTTCATGGTTCTTCCTGCCCGCTTTGGCAGCCCTGGCCCTGGCATTCAGTTCCTGCGAAATATCTCCACCGGAATTCACGCCTGCTGCTCCCGGCGGCCTCAGGGCCTATGCTGATTCAGAGACCGTCGTCAAACTTCACTGGAATAATGTCTTTGGGACATCCGAATATATGCTGTACCGATCCGCCAAACTCAATGGATCATTCGGACCTTTCGAGGAGATCCAAACCTTGACCGGGACATCCTATACTGATGCAGGCCGGATAAAAAATACAATTTATCGTTATAAAATAGCAGCCCGCAACAATACGGGAACCAGCAGCCAGTCTGCCGCTGTTCAATGCCGCACCCCTGACACGGACGCCGGGGATACAGCTTTTTGGGCCGCGGATTTAACCGCCGAAGGCAGCTTCTACAAAACCTGGGCAAAAAAAGCAAAAACCGGGCAGCATTGCATAGTCTACGCTGAAATATCCGATTACACGAACAATGCTCCCGAAATCAACAGCGAGCTGGCCGGAAAAATCGCAAATGAATTTGATAATAACATTTACGGCAAAATCACCGGCGCCTTTGGCGCTCCCAGGGACGTGGACAGCAACAATAAGGTCATCCTCCTGATGCTGGATATCCAGGACGGCTACGACGGGAAGACATCCAACGCGTATACGGCGGGTTTTTTCTACGAGATTGATATGCTTCTAAACGACGAACATTCCAATAAGGCGGATATGCTCTATATCGATACCTGGCCGGCTAAGGTAGGCATCAGTGAAAATATGTCCCAAACCTATAGCACCATGGCCCACGAGCTGCAGCACCTGATAAATTTTTCCCTCCATCGCGGGGCAAGTCCGGGCAAAAACGCGATGGACTTGTGGATCGATGAAGGGCTTGCAAGCGCGGCGGAATATATCTACGGGGGCAGCCAGAAAGACCGGATTGAGTATTTCAAACAAGATCCCTTCGGCTCCATTGTCCAGGGCAATAATTTTTTTGTATGGGAGGATGAATGGATAGATGATATTCTGGCGAATTATGCGACAGACTACCTTTTCTTCCAATGGCTCAGGATCCATGCCTCCAATGATGTAGAAATTTATAAAAATATAATTAATTCTTCGGAGACTGATTACCGGGCGGTTACCCAGGCCGCTTCCTCCCGAATTAACAACAGTCTTTCCGACTGGAACACTCTCCTCAGTACCTGGTATGCCGCCAACCTAATCTGCAGCAACAATGCAAATAAATATGTCGGCTATAAAGGACAAATCAGGTATAACGATCTGAATACCAAAGAGCTTCCAAATGATTACCGCAAAACCCACCATTGGAATCTGGCGCCGGGGGAGGGGGTATTCAGCCCTCTTGCATCATCCCTGACCCTGCCTTCGGGCGCCCCGTACGGCAACAACATACGCTATGCGGTTATCAACAAAACCGCCGAAACAATTAATTCCGCTCCGCCGGCGTCAGGGGGCAATTATCTCCTGACCTTCAACACCAACACTAATTCGACTAGCAACAGCAATAGTGAAATCGGCTATGTTACCAATATAGAGCTTTCTGAAGATACGGCAAGAGCAGCGCTTCCTTCAGGGGAAGCATACACCCCGCCCCAGCTCTACGAATGGGATGGGGCGCGGTATTTCTTTGACAGGAATAAACCGAAGCTTCCTTTAAAAGGCCGGAAATAA
- a CDS encoding dienelactone hydrolase family protein — protein MEGPRSTREKIIKTLGKMPEGAALDPVFSGMEKRDGYFIGTVSYQVEKDERVAAYLLYPENFRQGKNPGIVASHQHAGEYYVGKSEPAGLSSNTMYHYGKDLCKRGYVVICPDHLCFEDRRPPEYRRMENKVLDGENYERFMFCKLILEGSTLQAKYLHDLVCAVGILSGMEEVDPGRIGAIGHSLGGQETAWLAFYDSRIKAAVCSCGISRLSAILRDRINHNFAMFTPGMLEAGDLPALVSEICPRRFMMTNGANDAIFPRDGTEAIASAAKESYEKAGYGENFKAQLFEGGHSFPDEIKKAAYDFLDAGLKI, from the coding sequence ATGGAAGGGCCGAGATCAACCAGGGAAAAGATAATCAAGACCTTGGGAAAAATGCCTGAAGGGGCTGCACTGGACCCGGTGTTTAGCGGGATGGAGAAACGAGACGGATACTTTATAGGGACCGTTTCGTACCAGGTAGAAAAGGATGAGCGGGTCGCTGCGTATCTATTGTACCCTGAAAATTTCAGGCAGGGGAAAAACCCGGGGATTGTGGCCTCCCACCAGCATGCGGGGGAATATTATGTGGGCAAATCAGAGCCGGCGGGGTTAAGCAGCAACACCATGTACCATTACGGCAAGGATCTCTGCAAAAGGGGTTATGTCGTCATTTGCCCGGATCATCTCTGTTTTGAGGATCGCCGCCCGCCGGAATACAGGCGGATGGAAAACAAGGTTTTGGATGGCGAGAATTACGAACGCTTCATGTTCTGCAAACTGATCCTGGAAGGTTCTACCTTGCAGGCAAAATATCTCCACGACCTTGTCTGCGCGGTGGGCATCCTTTCGGGGATGGAAGAAGTGGACCCCGGCAGGATCGGGGCTATAGGCCATTCTTTGGGCGGACAAGAAACCGCCTGGCTCGCCTTCTACGATTCCCGGATAAAAGCGGCGGTTTGTTCCTGCGGCATATCCCGGCTCTCCGCCATACTCCGGGACAGGATAAACCACAACTTTGCCATGTTCACTCCCGGGATGCTTGAAGCAGGGGATCTGCCTGCCCTGGTATCGGAGATCTGCCCCCGGCGCTTTATGATGACTAACGGGGCCAATGACGCCATATTCCCCAGGGACGGGACCGAGGCCATAGCCTCCGCCGCAAAGGAAAGCTATGAGAAAGCGGGATACGGGGAAAACTTCAAAGCCCAGCTTTTCGAGGGAGGCCATTCATTCCCTGATGAAATAAAAAAGGCCGCCTACGATTTTCTTGATGCGGGCCTGAAAATCTAA
- a CDS encoding UTRA domain-containing protein — MDNAFTSINAPKQTAELLQIAKNKALSLVKTVAYADDAPSPVEFSIARYRGDLNKFSIEVYR; from the coding sequence ATGGATAACGCATTTACTTCCATCAACGCACCCAAGCAAACCGCCGAATTGCTGCAAATCGCCAAGAACAAAGCCCTGAGCCTGGTAAAAACCGTGGCCTATGCCGACGACGCCCCCTCGCCGGTGGAATTTTCCATAGCCCGCTACCGCGGGGACCTCAACAAATTCAGCATAGAAGTTTACCGCTAA